A genomic window from Verrucomicrobiota bacterium includes:
- a CDS encoding sigma-70 family RNA polymerase sigma factor produces MIPASTDKPSEEQGASRLPGETGDEPALIERARGGDLDAFDELIRRHQERIYGTIYHMTSNHEDAADLAQETFVKAWSALKGFKGNSSFFTWLYRIAVNKTINFLKSRKNKRHMSLNDLDAAGENDPLLVELISNRHPRREAVLAELKGKLNTALMKLSEDHRLVVTLHDIQGMPHDKIAEIMGCNPGTVRSRLFYARQELQAWLSDYVK; encoded by the coding sequence ATGATCCCGGCAAGCACCGACAAGCCTTCGGAGGAACAGGGGGCATCTCGACTTCCCGGCGAAACCGGCGATGAACCCGCCCTCATCGAGCGCGCCCGCGGCGGCGACCTCGACGCGTTCGACGAGTTGATCCGCCGCCATCAGGAGCGCATCTACGGCACGATCTACCACATGACGTCCAACCACGAGGACGCCGCGGATCTCGCGCAGGAGACATTCGTGAAGGCGTGGTCGGCGCTGAAAGGATTCAAGGGCAACTCGAGCTTCTTCACGTGGCTCTACAGGATTGCGGTCAACAAGACGATCAACTTCCTGAAGTCCCGCAAGAACAAGCGCCACATGAGCCTGAACGACCTGGACGCCGCGGGCGAGAACGACCCGTTGCTCGTGGAGTTGATCTCCAACCGGCACCCCCGCCGCGAAGCCGTGCTGGCGGAGTTGAAGGGAAAATTGAACACCGCCCTGATGAAGCTGTCCGAAGACCACAGGCTCGTGGTGACCCTGCATGACATCCAGGGGATGCCGCACGACAAGATCGCCGAGATCATGGGCTGCAATCCCGGCACGGTGCGCTCGCGGCTGTTTTACGCGAGGCAGGAACTGCAGGCGTGGCTGTCGGATTACGTGAAGTGA